A segment of the Lycium ferocissimum isolate CSIRO_LF1 chromosome 5, AGI_CSIRO_Lferr_CH_V1, whole genome shotgun sequence genome:
GAAGATCGGTAGATTTCTTCAACATGGAAGCATTAAGATTTCTGAAGATCGGTAGATTTAACTGTCTATCAACGAATTTTTTCCAATCCATAAAGCTTCGGCATAATAATATCTTTCGACTTTTGAACTGTATTGATTGGACGAGAAGAGGTTCATTGTTTTGAAAAGGTtcattcttttgttttttcagGGACCAATGCTGATATTATGAAGGTCGGTGGATACAAGTTATCAGCATTGGAAATTGAAGCAGTTCTGTTGGAGGTAGCTGTTTGTCCATCTATAATATAAAATTCCCTTCGGAATTCCATTGCGTTAGACTTTTCTCCTTGGAAATACCTGTCTGAGAAAAAGATTATCACTGCCAACATATTGATTCTGAGTAAAGACATTTCTTTTCCACAGCATCCAGCTATATCAGAATGCTGTGTGTTAGGATTACCTGACAAAGACTATGGTGAAGTGGTGTGTGCAATTGTTGTTCCTGACACTGAGCTCAAAAGAAAGCGAGATGAGGAATTAAAAACTGCACTAAGCTTGCAAGAACTTTCAGATTGGGCAAAAGAGAGACTTGCCCCTTATAAGGTATTTCTCCTTGTTTTCTGAAGTTATTTTCTGAGCttaaaaattagtttcttcCATATTTTAGGTGAAGGAGTTTGTCACAAAATCCTTATGCAAGAACTCACTTGTATCTTGGACACATAATTGCAAGTAATTGCTAAGTTCACTTGCCATATGGCAGGCAAGGTCCTTAATTCTCCCACTGTGCTCTGCTACTGTTCCAGGGATAAGGACTTTTGTGTTCTTATTCTGTTGATATTGTTTTGTGAGTCGGTTCTTTTGCAAGATAATGGTAGTATAGGAGTCAAGATATGCCTGCTAAACTAATTTTTGCCATTCAATGTATGTTACAGATACCTAGTCGTCTGTTTGTGTGGGACTCGCTGCCTCGCAATGCTATGGGCAAGGTGAGTTGTCCGAATCCTTGCTAACCTCCAAATCCGGTGCATGCATCAAACCAAAAAGTGCATGATTCATGTCTTTTTCATAAGCTTTATCACTTAACCGTagttaataaatatatattattacctCATTTTATCATTAAACTTGGGTCAATTAACATAATTTGGTGCATGCTCCGGGTTTGTGTGTATTCACAAGTTCTTTAAGAGACTCATTTCAGGTCTGTACTCTTTTGATCTTCTTTTCCCGTTATTGTAGGTAAATAAAAAGGAGCTGAAGAGAAAGCTGGCTGATGATCCAAGATAAGCTTAAATGGTCCACATAGAGCTCGAGAATAGAATACTGGAAGGTAAATAAATGTTCTATGGTGGCGTTAAATTATCAGCAGCCACTTATCTTTTTCAGTAAAACTCATTTCTCAGTCAAATTATTTTGTAAAAACAATAGTCTAGGTATGAGGTTAAATTTTACTTAATCATAATATTGGAGTACATAGAGCTCGAGAGTAGAATACTGGAAGGTAAATAAATGTTCTATGGTGGCGTTAAATTATCAGCAGCCACTTGTCTTTTTCAGTAAAACTCATTTCTCAGTCAAATTATTTTGTAAAAACAATAGTCCAGGTATGAGGTTAAATTTTACTTAATCATAATATTGGAGGGTAACTCTGATGTGATGATTCTTCATTTAGGAAAGCACTAATGTATGTAGAAATTAGAGAATCCATGGACCTCGCCacgtattttaaaaaattattatgggGACTTAAATAGGCATACGATAATGACATATGGATctgaatttatattttaattatctttttcaAGGAGCTTTGGAAGAGAGTCATGAGGCAAAGTTAACAATATAATATACTAGTTAAAAATCTAATAGCAGTGGGTAAATATATGATTCTGTATAAATACTACTATGTATAGACAAAGTAACAAGTCGCCTAGCGCGAATTCAATTCACGTCGAGATACATTCTCCTGTgacacatcatcatcatcatcactaacCTCTAACATTCTCTTAGTTATGTCAATATCAGCAGAGGGTCCATATTGCCAGCAACAAGCCACAAAATAAAGCAGATTAAAAGCTGTCAATACAGCAAGAAGCCAGTAGTAATACTCATAGTGACCCTGGTTGATACTGCTTGAAACCCAACTTTCTTTCCCCTCTCCTTTGGTGTACTTATCCACAGCACTCAAAATCACACTTGCTAAAAGATTTGCCACTGCCATTCCCAGTCCAAAAAGAGCAGATGCAAGACTTGACATACTCCTTGGGAGCTCGGAATAGTAGAACTCTGTGGATCCGATCGCGCTGAATGCCTCTGCTATCCCGTTTAAACTGTTTTGTAGTATGAGCCACATTGCTGACATCTCCACCACCCCCTGCGGGTTGTTCAAGAGCCCTTGATTGATTGCTCTTCTTCGTCGAACATGTTCCACAATACCAGAGACTAACATGGacatgcaagacatgaatatcCCAATTCCCATTCTGACTATAGGCTTTACACGAACTGGTCTTCCTCTGATCTTTGATGCCAACGGAAGGATCACACGGTCATAGAGTAAAACCCAAAGTGTTAACGCGATCATCAAAAACATCCCGAATGAGCCAGCTGGAATTTGAAATCCTTTGGTTAGATGTCTATCCATGGATTGAGCTTGTAGTAGAGGGAATGAACTTTGGCTCAAGTTTATCGATAACATGATCCCCGTCGACCATAACGGTATGACCCTAATGAGAGCTTTAAGCTCCTCAACTTGCTCCACCGTGCAAAGGTTCCATGCATTAACTGCAACTCCATTTGGCTTAACATCTTCAGGGCTCTTAATGATGCAAGCTTTGTTTAAGAATCTCAATTTATCTGTTGGCACTTGAGGTCCTGAACCATTCTTGTGATGGTAATCAGAGTTCTGATTGGGGTATGGGAGTTTCCTATTCTTGTAGGCAACCACAATTACTTGTACAAAGCTGGCAAACAAGTTTGAGCGAACCTTTTGCTTGATATAAAACGGAGAAGCAAGGAAGAAAAACAGCGCAGATAAGAACATAAGGATTGCTGGAACTCCAAAACCTATTTTCCAGCCCATTCTGTCTTGAAGGTAAACGATACCCGTCAGGGCAATCAGAACAGAAACTATGGATGAAGTATAATACCAGGCAAAGAAGCTCTCCAACACCCTTTGCTTGTTGGGATTATCTCCCTTGTCAAACTGGTTAGCACCAAAGGCCAAAGAACACGGCCTTATACCACCAGCACCGATTGACATGAGCAGAAATGAGAAAACCAAAAGCACGTATTGTGATGTCGTTGCAGATCTACAAACCTGTCCTCCTAATTGATTGCAAGGCGGAGGCCTTGCTTTCGGAATCATTGCTGTTAACCACAACACAGTGTTTCCCTGCGACAAAGAGGACAATTAAGTGTTAAAAGTTGGCAAGTTAACTACAATCATCTTGTCTTACAGGCATAGCCGAATATAATGTATCATCAAcaggttcaattgaacccataTTTCACGTTCGCCTCGagaaaaatcactaaaatttcATCAGACATTAAATATCTAAACCCACAATTGCAAAAGTACATTGAGTTACGTGGTGAGAACATAAAGTTTTAGAAGGTTTGGGATCAGCCTCTGCGTATGGGTGGCCACATCTTTTCATTTTGCTAACAGTAGAGTAGTTAACAAAAAGAGAAGAAGTTACAATGCTGCATAAATAACATAGAATTCGTAGTTATAGCCTAAGATACGGTAAGTAAATTGGCTTTTACAGCAATAGAATTTTACTAAAAAGGCAGTTTGTTGCATAAAGCATTCTGCATTTACTCATAAAGCATTCTGCATTTACTCATAAAGCATTCTGCATTTACTCAGGGTGGGGAAAGGGCCGCACCCCAAGCAATGGCGGAGCCACACTATGCCCTGCCgaggtgttcatccgaaccccctcggcggaaaaaaacactgtttttataacgttaaaattattttttatgtatatatactagatGTTGAACCTCCTTAGGCttttcgtatgtttacttttttatattttgaattcctCGAcggaaatcctggctccgccactgaccCCAAGGGGTGTAATATAAGCAGTCTACTCTGACGCAAACACCAGTGGATTTCACgactcgaacccgtgacctataggtcacgcACAGACAACTATACCATTTCTCCAAGTCTCCCAATTACTAATTAAAAGAATAGAACGTAAATTAGTTGTTGTAATCTATAGTCACACACAGACAACTTTACCATTGCTCAAGTCTCCCCTTtacaaattaaaagaaagaatggTGAGTAAATTAGTTGTTGTTACCTAAAAATTGAATATTCGTAGCAGCAAATTAGAATAGTAAGGACGGTAATTTTCAAAAGTTTATACTGCATTGGATCCTCCGACTGTAACAACCAAAGCTGAAAACTATAATATGTTGTCAGGATTAAGAGGTTCTGCAGTAGTAGTAAGTATTAGCACTTTCTTCGGAAATATAATAAATTCCATTCACAGTAGAAAAAGACACGAAGAGAAAAAACGAAAAAATGTCAGTCTAAGTGACAAAACTTACACATCttctaaatttttattttaattaaagtaGACAAACGGTGGTgccataatatttttttaaaaaagcactTGCCAAACTTAACATCGGTCTCATAACCACCGCTTAAGGTTAAAGTGTTAAACCCAAAAAAGGAAGTGTCTTTAACTGATAAACGTATTAACTATTAGGCTAACATAAAAGTTAACACTTAGATGTACTCGTAAATGTTCACAAATATCAAAGTAAACaccaataattaaataaaaaatgagtGGGTCGCTATCAGATCAAGCTCTCCCTCGACCCAAATGACAAGAACAAGATGAAATCCGAAACTCTAAATCACTAATTAAGCTAGCATTTGGCCAtaaattttggatcaaatttatcttcaaatatCCGTTTGGCCATGGAATTTGATCAGATTTGGAAAGTGGCCAGTTTTTGGGAGAAATTTCACTCCCCCacaaaacttcaatttttttcaagtaaaatgcACGTCTAAACACAACTTCAAGTTCCAAATATCAgaacttcaaaaactcaaatGTTTAAGTTTCAGCatcaaaatctatggccaaacgggaaCTAAGTAATTAACAGATGATATTTAAATTAAGCTAATTACCAGGAAACTGAAGATGGACCCAACGCCAATGGCAAGGAATCGACCTAGATATGAATCAGCAACAAAAGCTCCAACTAAAGGCAAGAAATTAGTAGCTGCTGACCAGAAAAACAGTAAATTTTGAGCACTAGTTATCTCCATCTTGTATTCTCTCATTAGATAAAATGTCATATTTGGTAATAGCCCATAGCTCGCCACTTTCTCCAGTGCCTCATTTGCTGCAACAATTAAcacaaacaaaaataaacttAATTAGTTGCACATCCAAAACACACATGAGCCAACTATCgattgtttcttttttctacctgaactatcatcaACTAGACGAAGTGTGTTTTAATACGTGCCTAACTCGAGGTGTGTTTTAACATATAGATGGTGATACCGTGATAGTTcagataagaaaaaaaagaacaactGATAATTGGGGTGTAAAACTCGCGAAAAAATGGAGTTCAGATGTGTTTTTGACAAttaactaaaaaagaaagaagcaaacCAAAAAAGAGACTTACCTATAATAAAAGGCATGGTAATTAGGCCACCTTTTTTTCTACTTTTAATTGGAATTGAAGAAGAATGAGGAGAAGTTTGCTTCTCTGAATCCTCCATTTTAGTTGAATGATCTAAAGAAAGTAGCTCTGTCATCTCTTGTTCCATTAACTACTTAGATTAAGcaaagaatgaagaagaagaagaagtagagaGTGTTTGGCTGAAGTGAAAGATtaaaaaaggaagaatttgAAAGGTGGATCTACAGTCAGACAAGCATGATGGGAGGTGGATGCAGTTGCTTTTGTGCAAATGCAAGAAAAGTAATGACTCATCATCACTTTTTCCCAtatctcttcctatttatacataacaaaaatatgAATGAGAGTGAAATAATTTTGGTCTGTGTCTTGGTCCAGACAGGCTGGTAAAGGGGATTTCGTTTGTGATTACGTGTGAAAGGTTGCATCCTCTTTCCAGTGGACCATCACTATGGGATACTGGTCCCACTAAAAATTACTCCCTCcttttttagtttaaaaaattaatttttttgtggaTTAAAATTAGTCtctccatttcattttatatgtattagtttaattttttttttctcacccCCGACTATATTAGGATTCGCGCCGCATAAGGCCCATTCGAAGAAAAACGCTTCCTACCatttgaatctccttaaaattgttggtgataatacaatgaaattacaattacaattgaaaaataaaatgaagaaataaaaatatcttggAGGGCGCGGATATCTCGCTTCTCTTTAAGAGAGATTCAAGCCCACTTGCAAATCTCTGTCCGTGATAGCATCTTTTCCGACTTGTCCCTCCAGGATACAATGACCCGATCACGTCGTACAACTCAACAAACTCTGGACAAGATGTTGAAtccaaagctccaccaaaaAGAAGAACACCTTTCTTCAACTAATaaactctcttttattttcctcactttttactaactctccaaaatatatatttttctctacaCCCCACAAGTTAAGGATGACTAACTATTTATAGCTAGAAAAATCATCCTTGaattaatttgatatgaataggACCGTAAAAGAGGTAGATAAATGGAAGAATTATTATTTAGAGGTTACAAGAAGAATGTGCATGAATATTAAGTTAATGGAGAATAATGACTAGAAGGTTACAAAGGAAATAAAGTGACTATTACTAGCCATCAAcgtgtaggagtaatgaacagtggttatgaaaatttcaaagGAACTTATGTCCACATTCATCCATTTACTCAAATGAGTAACTAGAGAAATAATGCTCCTAACGTGGATGGTCAATGCAAAGATAGTGGACAAGGAAGCAAATGACACActttaataatattaaaatgctatAAATGTCCTTCAATCCCCcactcattttaatattaatataagaGAGTTTACCAGCTGAAGGTAGATTAttatgcataatgaaggtgtgctCTGCATTGAACCTCCAATTAGTAAAACAATAATCTTTACTCCACAGCCGTAGTGGTCTCGGACTTGAACTATGACCGCTTAAGGGAAAAGAATTATTGCTCACACATAATAATCAAGGTGTTGACATGAGCTTTCACGGCCCAAAGACATTACGGCACGAGTGCTTTTGAGAAAGAGCCCAACTCTCGTAAGCGGCCTACTTCacacactcacataggtgaaaTCACAAGGGTGCTTCGTAACTTAACACCCCACTCATACAAGCTACGAGAATTTCATTAAGAGTTTATAAACTCAACCTCCACAATTACAGAATAATGCACCCACACCATAGGGagggaataaataaaatagtgcattttcTCAAAAAGTCATCATATGATTCGTTTTTCCCATATTTTTCCCATTGAACCTAGTTATAGGATCTCTAGTCCCCAGGTTGGGTTTCCTCATATACGACTCATGAATTTATGGGCTTCAATCCCATCCCCCTCGATGTGCTCCAGACCTTTTCTCTTGCCAAGGCCTTGGTTAGTGGATCTGCAAGATTATCACAAGATTTGACATAATCAACGTTAATGGTACCACTTGTCAAATATGATCTCACAGGATCTCGTGTTTTCTCCTTATAGGTCTGGATTTACCGTTATAATAATGGTTTTGAACTCTACCAATTGCAGCGGTGCTAtcacaatgaattaaaataagaggaattgatttttcaaaataaggaatttgaaataataaatctctTAACCAATTCGCTTCTTTACTAGCTGAAGTTAAAGCAATTAGTTCAAATTTCTCCATGGTAGAGTTAACAATAATAGTTTGCTTTTTTGATTTCCAACAAATAGCACCACCTGCCAACGTAAAAATATAACCGTGGTAGAACAGAATCACCGGATAAAGTGTTCCAATCTGCATCGTAAAAAGCCTTCAAATACAAAGCagtgatattttttataaaacaagcCATAGGTTTTTGTaccaactaaatatttcataactctCGTTATGGCATGCCAATGTTCATTACACGGTTTGCTTGTAAAGCTGCGCTAAGTACTCCACTGCATACGCAATATCGTGCCTAGTGCAATCGGTCACATATCTCAAACTTCCAATTAAGCTAGCATATTCTTTTTGATTTAtcacatcattttcactttgaacagAAACAAGTGAATACTTGAATCGAAGGAGTTACAACATGCTTGCAATcaagaaagttatattttttcaaaattttctcaacataatgTGACTGGTCAAGGAATATTCCATCAcatgttttagtaatttttattccaagaattaaatttgcctcaccaagatctttcatgtcaaaatggcttctaagaatatttttagtttcaCCAATACTATTCATGTTAGAGCCAAAGATCAATAAATCATCAACATAGAGGCAAACAATAATACGTGAATTATTCCAAGACTTATGATAGATGCACTTATCACACTCGTttgttttaaaaccattttcaatcATGCAGGAATCAAATTTCTCATGACATTGCTTTGGTGCCTGTTTCAAGCCATTTAGGGATTTGGTAAGTTTACACACTTGGTTTTCTTGGCTTGCTTCAATAAAACCTTCGggttgttccatataaattTTCTCATTTAGGTCCCCATTTAAAAAAGCAGTTTTTACATCCATTTGGTGAATATGCAAATCAAAAATTGCAAAGAATAGCAATTAAAAGCCTTATGGATGTAATTCTAGTTACCGGAgaaaaagtataaaaaaattCTAGGCCTTCTGGTTGTTTAAAACCTTTAGCAACTAGTCTAGCCTTATATTTATCAACAGAGCCATCcggttttaactttttttctaAGGACCCATTTACACCCAATTGTTTTACAACCCGGTGGTAAATCAACTAACTTCCAAGTTTTATTGGAATAAGTGATGccatttcatcatttacaaacctctttccaaaaaaatagCATCATGTGAAGATAAAGCTTTCGTAAACCGAGAGGGTCATTTCCaacattaaaaacataaaaatcaaagatcaaaatatttttctattctagctcttttacttcttcttaactcaaaatcatcacttttttttatttttcaaaatgtaAGTAGAAGAACTAGGTAGTGACAAAATATTTTCGTTAGTCCTATGACCCCCACTATTTTTAGAatcaaatgaaaatttattttcatgaaaaataacatcaCCTCGattctattattatattatcttcaaGACTAAAAAATCTATAGGCTGTACTATTTGAAACATAACCAAGAAAAGCACAAGTAGTAACTTTTTTACCCAATTTACTTATTTTGGGATCCATTAGCCTTACATAAGCTAGACATAACCCCAAACTCTTAGATATCCCAAATTTGGTTTTCGACCTTTCCACAATTCAAATGGCGTTAATTTTGTCTTTTTATGAGGCACACGATTCAACACATAACAAGTAGTTAAAATAGCTTCACCTCCAAAAATTTAGAGGTGAACTAGACTCAATAAGCATGACATTAGTCAACTCAACCAAagttctattttttctctccGCTACACCATTAGACGCAGGAGAATAAGGTGgagtagtttcatgaattattcccAATGATCTAACAAAAGAATTAAACTCATTAGACTCATATTCACGGCCTCTatcacttctaattctttttttatttttctaccaaatcgattttcaacttcatggagataaattttaaaattttcaaaagcatcacttttatttttcatcaagaaaacatatgtatacttagaaaaatcatcaataaaagtaataaaatatctattttcTCCACTTAAAgttaaaattcctccaagttcacAAATATCGTATGAATTAACTCTAATAATTCGGTTTTTCTGTCAACTTGAAAATGAGgcctttttgtgattttggcTTTACTACAAGCTTCacatttttcaaaatcctttttaatcATTGGGATTAATCCTAAACTACTCATGATTCCCACATAACGATTATTAATATGACACAAACGAGCATGCCAAAAATTAGTggaagaaagcatgtaaaaaTTGACTAGTAACTTTATTCATCTTAACATTCAACTTAAACATCCCATCACAAGCATACCTTTCCcacaaaaataccttttttcaCTATTACATATTGATCGTactcaataatttttttgaagctTTGCTTTATTAAGAAGAAAACAGTGACATCAAATTTTTCTCATGGAAGGAGTATAAGTACATCTTTTAAAGTTGACACCCTTCCCGAGGTAAAGCTCAACTCCGACATCTCCCTTTCCAAAGCACTTGAGTAGTGTGAGAATCACCAAGCATGATGGTTTGCTCCTCAAACGGAGTATACACTTTGAACCAATCTTTGTTATAGCAGACATGATGGTTTGCACAATCAGCCCACCAcccatcaacattttcaactATATTTATGTTCGTTATCACCGCCACAAGTGGCTCTTAAAAATAACATTCGCCTCGGGTGTAGGACCACGTTTCGAAACTTGCAAAATCGAGCAATATGCCCACTCTTGCAGACAAAGCATGGTCCTCCATTTGTGCTTATTGATTTTGTGCTTGGTTGTTACcaccattatttttcttgggAGGTCTAcaccattatttttcttgaatattttcttcttagGCTTCATGTAGGtatttttgttagcattaggaGCGACATTAtttgaagtaattaaatttaccTTATTTGTGACGGGTTGTAAGTTCTCTTCCGTTTGCAAAAGTGCATCTTGGCCCTTTGCCTCTTCCTCCGTGCGGATTCGCATAATCAACGTCTCAAGAGAGGTTTCCTTTTGAGTGCGcgcatagtttttgaaattccttCCACGAAGGTGGAAGTTTATCTATTATGCCACAAACAACAAGGTTATCTCCAATTTTGATCTCCTCGGACCTAAGCTCTCCAACAATCAttataaagtcttgagcttaATCTACCATCGATTTGTTGTCCATTATTTGGAAACAAAAAATCTACTAGCAGATATTT
Coding sequences within it:
- the LOC132055432 gene encoding protein NRT1/ PTR FAMILY 1.1-like, yielding MEQEMTELLSLDHSTKMEDSEKQTSPHSSSIPIKSRKKGGLITMPFIIANEALEKVASYGLLPNMTFYLMREYKMEITSAQNLLFFWSAATNFLPLVGAFVADSYLGRFLAIGVGSIFSFLGNTVLWLTAMIPKARPPPCNQLGGQVCRSATTSQYVLLVFSFLLMSIGAGGIRPCSLAFGANQFDKGDNPNKQRVLESFFAWYYTSSIVSVLIALTGIVYLQDRMGWKIGFGVPAILMFLSALFFFLASPFYIKQKVRSNLFASFVQVIVVAYKNRKLPYPNQNSDYHHKNGSGPQVPTDKLRFLNKACIIKSPEDVKPNGVAVNAWNLCTVEQVEELKALIRVIPLWSTGIMLSINLSQSSFPLLQAQSMDRHLTKGFQIPAGSFGMFLMIALTLWVLLYDRVILPLASKIRGRPVRVKPIVRMGIGIFMSCMSMLVSGIVEHVRRRRAINQGLLNNPQGVVEMSAMWLILQNSLNGIAEAFSAIGSTEFYYSELPRSMSSLASALFGLGMAVANLLASVILSAVDKYTKGEGKESWVSSSINQGHYEYYYWLLAVLTAFNLLYFVACCWQYGPSADIDITKRMLEVSDDDDDVSQENVSRRELNSR